The Paenibacillus sp. BIC5C1 DNA segment ACGTTACGGGCAAGTTCCACGATTCGGCGTGCTGTCTCCATATCCTGCTCCAGATTCAAGTCAATCAGCGTTTCATTGGCAACCGGATAATCATCCATATGCACACTCTCACCAGTAGTCAGGTTCAGATAGATATCTTCTGCAAGCATTGGTGTGAATGGAGCGACGAGCTTGGCAGTAGTCACCAGCACTTCGGTAAGAGTACGGTAAGCGTCCAGTTTATCTTCTGTCAATCCGCTACCCCAGAAACGGTCACGTGAACGACGGATGTACCAGTTACTGAGTTCATCTACAAATGCTTCAATGGCTTTGGAAGAGTTCAGATAGTCGTTAACAGCCAGCGCTTTTTCCACAACGAGAATCAGGCTGTTCAGTCTGGACAATATCCAACGGTCCAGGTTGTGTGAAGACAACTTGAACGGATGCTCCTGTGGATCAAATCCATCAATCGTAGCATACAGCGTCAGGAATGCATGGGTATTGACCAGCGTATCCACCATTTTGGATTTCGCTTCGCCCACGATGCCTTTGGAGAAACGTTTGCTATTCCATGGTGCGCTGTCAGACAACAAAGCCCAGCGGAATGCATCTGTACCGTACTCTTCGATAACTTCCCAAGGATCGATAACGTTACCTTTGGATTTGGACATCTTCTGTCCGTTTTCATCGAGAACGTGGCCTGTTGCCATAACCGCTTTATAAGGTGCTTTGCCTGTCAAAAGTGTAGATACAGCCAGCAAGCTGTAGAACCAGCCACGTGTCTGGTCAATTCCTTCACAGATCATGTCTGCCGGATATTGCTGTTCGAATATTTCTTTATTTTCAAATGGATAGTGCTGCTGGGCAAACGGCATGGAGCCGCTGTCGAACCAGACATCGATCACTTCCGGTGTACGTTTCATTTCATATTTGCCACAAGAGCTCATGACTTTGACGTCATCTACATACGGCTTATGCAGCTCCAAATTCTCAGGTACGTCGCCGATGGCACGAGCACGCAGTTCAGCGATGCTATGCGGAGCGAATTGTTCACCTGTCTCTTCACATACCCAGATGTTCAGTGGCGTTCCCCAGTAACGGTCACGACTGATATTCCAGTCTACAAGATCTTCAAGGAACTTCCCGAATCGCCCATCACGAACGTGGCCTGGGTACCATTCTACTTCACTGTTGTTGGCGATCAGCTGATCCTTGATTGCTGTTGTTTGGATAAACCAGCTGTCCATTGCATAGTACAGAAGTGGTGTATCACAACGCCAGCAGAACGGGTAGCTGTGCTCATATTTTTCTTTGCTGAACAAACGTCCTTTTTCAGACAGGTATCTTACGATATCAATATCGCAATCCTTAACAAAACGTCCGGCAAAATCAGTTACCTGTGGCACAAACTTGCCTTCCAGGTCCACCATATTCACAAAACTGATGCCATTCTCACGACATACACGATAGTCATCTTCACCATGTGCAGGTGCCATGTGTACAATCCCTGTACCACTTGCATCGGTTACAAAACCTGCACCCAGGATGATGTTTGCTTTCTCAGCCTGCACGTAGTTGAACGGAGGATCATACGTTTTGCCAACCAGGTCAGAACCTTTCAAGGTACCGATGATTTCATATTCACCTTTGGCATCCTTCATGACTTTCTCAACAAGATTAGTCGCCATGATGTACACTTCGTTGTCCTGACGGACACGGGAGTAGTCCATATCCGGATTCACTGCAAGCGCAACGTGTGAAGGCAATGTCCAAGGCGTCGTTGTCCAGGCAAGCACGAATTCGCCGCTGTCATCCAGCTTGAATTTGGCTGTAGCACTAAGGTCTTTCACGTCTTTGTACCCTTGGGCTACCTCATGGGAGCTAAGTGTAGTTTGACAAGACGGACAGTAAGGACTCACACGGTGACCGCGATACAGCAGACCTTTCTCATGAATCGTCGCCAGAATGTTCCACACACTTTCGATGTAATTGTTGTCGAGTGTGATATACGGATTATTCATGTCTGTCCAGTAGCCGATACCTTCGGTCAGGTCGCGCCATTGTTGTTCGTATTCGAACACGCTCGCTTTACATTCGTTAATGAATTTCTCTACGCCATAATCTTCGATTTCCCACTTGTGAGAGATGCCCAGCTTTTTCTGAACACCGAGTTCTACAGGCAGACCATGTGTATCCCAGCCTGCTTTACGAACGACGCGGTAACCCTTCATTGTGTTATAACGTCCCACGAAATCCTTGATGACCCGTCCCAATACGTGACCGATATGTGGTTTACCATTGGCTGTAGGCGGTCCCTCGTAAAATACGAAGTTTGGCTTACCTTCTCGGTTTTCAATGGATCTTTTGAATGTATTCTCGGTTTTCCATTTGTTTAACACGCGTAGTTCTCTGGCGCGTGCCTTCTCTTTGACGTCAACTCGTTGCATGATGATCTTCCTTTCGAGATATAGTTGTGGACCGTCCACAAAAAGCGTTTCAATCCCCCTAAATCCCCCTTACCAAGGGGGACCCCATAGGTGCTCCGCCCTCTGGACACCCGGAAATGGTTGTCTGTGGCGGGAACTGCGACGGCGTTGGCGAGGGTGTGTATGGTGGAGTCGGCCCTCTTGCGGCTGTCCCCTTCGGGAACGCCGCAGGGCCTTACCGCGAGAAGGGAGTTGCCGGACGCTTTGCTCCTCCGGCGGCTGGCTCTCTCCTTGAGGTCCCTTCGGGCCTCATGGACGTTCGCCTTGGCGAACCCCTGCTGCCGGTCGCTTCGCTTGCCCGGCGAGGGCTCTCTCCTTGAGGTCCCTTCGGCCCTCATGGACGCTCGCCTTGGCGAACCCCTGCTGCCGGACGCTTCGCTCGCCCGGCGGTGGGCTCTCTCCTTGAGGTCCCTTTGGGCCTCATGTACGCTCGCCTTGGCGAACCCCTGCTGCCGGTCGCTTCGTTCCTCCGGCGGTTGGCTCTCTCCTTGAGGCACCTTCGGGCCTCATGGGCGTTCGCCTTTTTTTGGACACAAAAAAACCTCATCCCTGGAAAGGGACGAGGTTATGCTCGCGTTACCACCCTAATTCTGTTCATCACAAACCACATCCAATATAAATTGGGTATGCTCTGTCATCAACAGCGCTTATGCCCCGCTTAACTACAGCAGGGTGCCGATATAACGTTCGGCTCACGGTTTCGCTTACACACGGCCAATCCTTCACCGCTTCAGCGTCACTTCTCCGGGGAGATATTCGGCTATAACTCATCCATTGGCTTGCACCAGACGCCAACTCTCTGAGGGATGAGATCATAACGTACTGAACCCGTCATGGAATCACTATTCATTATGAATATAGTTATAGCCTCTTTACAGGCAAAAGTCAACCAGGCGGATAGACTAATAAATTTCCTTCATTTCCCGCTCACGGTCACGGACTTCCTGCTCCCGGCTCTCCAGCGCTTCCCAACCATCCTGAGTCAACAATTCAAGCTGTGCTTCCACAAGTGTACGGAAACGGGCACGATAGATGGACGCCTGCTTTTTCAGCTCTTCGACTTCCAAAGCAATTTTGCGTGATTTAGACAAAGATTCGTTTACGATCCGGTCCGCATTTTTCTCGGCTTCCTTCACGATCAACTGTGCTTCTTTTTTCGCATTGTTCTTCACATCATCCGCAGCTTCCTGCGCAATGATGATCGTTTTGCTCAGCGTCTCTTCAATCGTTGCAAAATGATCAAGCTTCTCCTGAACGGACAGCAACTGATTGCTCAGCTCTTTGTTTTCGCGAATGACGCCTTCGTAATCTTTGATGACTTGATCCAGGAATTCATTGACCTCATCCTCGTCATACCCGCGCAAACGTCGGGAAAATTCCTTGTTGTGTATGTCCAGCGGCGTTAATGGCATGCTGTCCACCTCCTGTAAAAGTTCCTTCCCGGGCTGAGAAGGTTTGCAGCATATGGGTTCCACCCAAGGGGCCGTATATGTGATGCCCAATCCTGGCACGAATACGGAATGCAGGACCAGACTCTGATCCTTTGGCGGTCATATCAACCTTTGCTTTAATGTATATCGGAAACACCGAATGTTTTTTGCACCTTTACCTTAAACATTTCGACAAGAAAGCTGGTTTTCCTGCAACACACTTAGGCAAATTTGCCGATTTTTACGCGGCAGCGTCCCTTTTTGGTCAACCCATCCTGTTCCATCACCTTGAATCGACCAAATCCTTGAATGGATACCACATCTCCCGCCTTCAGCGCTTTGGACGGATCTTCCTCCACTTTCCAATTCACACGACAACGGCCAGCCTTGATCGGAACGAGAACTTTACTGCGACTAAGCCGATACACATCTGCACAGATGCCATCTAAACGCAGGGAAGCCACGGTAATGTCCATCGTCTCCAGCTTGCTCTCGGACCATTTCAGCTGATCCAGTGCCAACAGCTCCGTAAACACATGTACCCGGTGTACTTGATTCAGTTGAAGCGATAAAAAAGCGCCGGTTTCCGACGCCACCACCGTATGGCACCCGTCCTCCAGCACTTGAATATCACCGATCTTGCCACGTTTCATGCCAAGCCCGAGCAGGGCACCCATATAGTCCCCATGCTCCAGCTCTTTGATTTTCTGATCGTCAGACGTAATGCTCATCACCTGCATACCCATATCCTCATCGTCCAGATACCGATAATCCGGTGCAATCAGCGCACGCTTACGTTCAGCTGTTTCATAACCACCATCCAGACGAATCTGTACATCATCTCGACGGTTCACAAGTGTTTGTAAAATAAAGACCTGCCTGGGATCAAGAAAGTCAGTTAGCTTCATGTCATGATACTTACCTGCCCGTTCAACCCAGTCTGAGGCTTTATCCACAAAATCCCGCTCATCATGACTAAAATGCTCGTAAATCTCACCGCTCATCTATGTTCACCCTACCTTAATATACAAAGTATCGGAGGACGGAGATCAGCCCATTAAGCGCGAGTTGAAGAACGATCAACGCCACAATCGGTGAAATATCCAACACACCGAACAAAGGCGGAATAAATCGGCGGAAAGGTCTCAAATATGGTTCCACAAACTTACCTAGCCATTCACCGATGAAGCTCTCCCGTGCGTTGGGAAGCCATGACATCAATATGTAGACAATGACCATGTAAAAGTAAATCTGGTATAACGTGTACAACACGCTTTCAATCTGGTACAAAAGTGGCTCACCTCATTCTGTTATAATCTTGCTCGCTGTCAGCCAGTATTTCCGTAATTGAACCCTGAATTTCAACCGTATCTGGCGTACAGAGAAAAATGTTGCCGCCAATTTTTGAAATACCGCCGCCCAGTGCGTACACTGTGCCACTCAAAAAATCAATGACGCGCAGAGCCTGATCCTGACGCACCCGCTGCAGGTTAACGACAACGGTACGATGGGAGCGCAGATGGTCAGCAATCTCTTGTGCTTCGTCATAAGAACGCGGTTCATAAAGGACGACTTTAACATTTTTCTGGGAATGAATGCTCACCACATTATTACCCCTTTGGTTTCTACGTTTATCGAGACTTGAGGTTTCAGCTTCCTGTTGATCAGGATCATGTTCCTCTTGTGCCGCCATACGCTCACGTTCCACAATCTCTTCCTCTTCCTGAAGCCCGAGGAAATTCATAAACTTATTCATTACGCCCATTGCGAACCCTCCTCTTTTCCTACGAGAATCGATCCAAGCCGAACCCAGGTTGCCCCTTCTTCAATCGCCACTTCAAAATCATTGGACATGCCCATCGACAACTCGGTCAATGGCTCCGCTGTTAAAGCTTGTCCATTCAAATGGTCTCTAAGCTCACGCAGTCCGCGAAACACGGGACGTGTAAGCTCCGGATCTTCCTCATGGGGTGCCATGGTCATCAGGCCGATGACCTTCAGGTTGTTGAACGAACTGATTTCACGCAAAAAGGAACTCGCCTGTTCAGGCTGCAAGCCAAACTTGCTTTCTTCACCCGAAATGTTTACCTGCAATAGTGTTTCCACCTGGATGCCAAGAGACGCCGCCTTTTTATCCAACTCCTTGGCCAGGGACAAACGATCCAGTGAATGTATGTAACGGAATTTACCGATGACGTCCTTCACCTTATTCGTCTGTAAATGACCGATAAAATGCCAGGTTCCCTGCTGACCGAATGCTTCCCATTTCGCTTGTGCATCCTGCCAGCGGTTTTCGCCAATATGCTCAAGACCGTGGTCCAGCACAGCTCCCGTTGTTTCAAGTGAGACGTATTTCGTGACAGCAATCACATTGACATCTTCACGTTGACGGCCACTGCGCTGACACGCGGCTTCGATCTTCTGATTTACTAGTTGTATACGCTCCTCCAATGACACAGAGGGTCACCTCTCTTCCAGCCCAATCCAGCTCGCCATTCTCCCGGTAATGCCATTTTCTTTACGATACGAGAAAAATAGCTCGGGATTGCAGCTTGTACACCAAGTTGTACATTCGATATGATCCGGCAATATTCCTGCTTTCATCATAATGTGTCGATTGCATTCTTTCAAGTTTAACATCGTTTTGCCATTTCCGGCAGCTCGATATACTTGATTGGATGCAGAGTTCTTGTATTCATCATTACCCGAGGAGTGGTCCAGCCAAACCCGTACATGCTGCATAACCGCTTCATCCACTTCATAACAGCAATCCCCAATGGAGGGACCTATTGCAGCATGGATATCCTGTCTGCGACTTCCATATTCCTGCTCCATCTTTTCGACCATCGATTCGGCTATACCGGCAACTGTACCTTTCCATCCGGCATGAGCTAGCCCCACCGCTTGTTGTACGGGGTCATAGAAATAAAGGGGTACACAATCTGCATAAAAGGAAGTCAGCAGCACACCAGGCACATTAGTGATCAACCCATCCGTATCCTGTAATGCAGACTGTCGATCCAGCAAACCTTTGCCCCGCTCTTGAGCCGTGATTACAGCGACATGGTTACCGTGTACCTGTTCTCCACAAGTCCAGGATTCCAAAGGAAAACCCAGCTTTTCAGCTACAAGTTTACGATTATTCAGCACGTCAGCCGGATCATCACCAACATGATAGGCGCAGTTTAGACTGGCGTAAGGTGTGCTTCCGACACCGCCTTGCCTTGTCGTAAAACCGGCATTCATATGCTTAAACTGCAATTTCCACGGCTCCACATATAATAACAACGGGTCAGGACCCCAATCTGAGTTCTGGCTTCCCGACCGTATTTCCTTATCCAAAATAAACGGTTCCATCTTCTCACCTCACAACTTCCAGTGTACCAAATGAACCCCGTTCTGTCTCGGTTATATCGTCCGGCGCTGGTTCCGATTTAAACGTTCAATACGTTCGACCCGGTCCATCCGGCCGTTCTGTTCGTCATACAACCGGGCTTCACGGTCGCGCTCATCGTAGTTAGTTTCCTTAATTTCATCCATTTTAACCAAAATGACATCCGAACCGATCTTCACAATATTTCTCCAAGGGATGACCAGATCCGTTCCCCCGCCGAACAGCCCCATAAAACGACTGTAGCCTGGTACAACAATCGCTTCAATTCGTCCCTGCTTCAGATCCAGCTCCAAATCGCTAATCTGACCCAGTCTTTTGCCATCCGTTATGTTAATAACATCTTTGGTTTGAAAATCCGAAATTTTCATCCCGCTACCCGCCGCTTCACCTGTGTTCACTTTCATTTGGTCACGCCCCCCGATTAATCCGCTTCTGCCCGTTCTCCGCTTCTATACAATATATGTTTCTTACGCGAAAAATGTCCTCTTTTTCGAAGGAAAGGCAACCGAACAAATCCAAATATCTCTGATGTCGAAATCCAAAAAGCAAAAAGACGATCAAAGGAATATTTCTTCCCTTTGATCGCCTCTTGGCTAACCCCTTGTTAAGACTTCACATGTTTCTGCATTTGTTGTATCGCTGATTTCTCCAGACGGGATACCTGCGCCTGGGAAATACCAATTTCATCAGCCACTTCCATCTGGGTTTTCCCTTCGAAAAACCGCATCGACAGAATCATTTTCTCCCTTTGACCGAGACGGTGCATCGCTTCACGCAGTGCAATTTCCTCAATCCAGGATACATCCTTGTTTTTGTCATCACTGATCTGATCCATCACATAGATTGGATCTCCACCATCATGATAGATCGGTTCGAAGAGCGAAACCGGGTCTTGAATGGCATCCAATGCAAAAACCACATCTTCCTTCGGCACATTCAGTACCTCAGAAATTTCGAATATCGTCGGTTCACGGGAATTTTTATTCGTCAGGCTATCACGCACCTGAAGTGCTTTATAAGCAATGTCCCGCAAGGAGCGAGATACCCGAATTGGGTTATTATCGCGCAGGTATCGACGGATTTCACCGATAATCATCGGCACCGCGTAGGTTGAAAATTTGACATTTTGGGATAAATCAAAATTATCAATGGCTTTCATCAGGCCAATACATCCAACCTGGAACAGATCATCGACAAACTCTCCCCGATTGTTAAAGCGCTGAATGACACTGAGCACAAGACGCAGGTTGCCATTCACTAATTTCTCTCTTGCTGAGCGATCATGGTGTTGCTGAAGGGAATGAAACAATTCCCGCATTTCTGTGTTGGTGAGGACAGGCAATTTTGCGGTGTCCACGCCACAAATCTCGACTTTGTTTCGGGTCATCGTGATTTACCTCCCAAGGAGAAACATTAATGTACATTATCTCCGGGGCAGGCTTTTTTATTCGCACTTGGCATCCTTGCCATTAATACCCATTATGAAAAATACTCCTGTTCAGACCATCTTGTTGAACTCCTTACGGAGTCTTTTAATGATTCTTTTTTCGAGACGAGAGATATAGGATTGGGAGATTCCAAGCAGATCGGCGACATCTTTTTGTGTCTTTTCTTCCCCATCCGTCAAGCCAAAGCGAAGCTCCATAATCATTCGCTCCCGCTCCGTTAATTTTTCCAATGCTTTATGCAAAAGCTTCCGGTCTACCTGTTCTTCGATATTCCGATAGATTGTATCGTTCTCAGTACCCAGTACATCGGATAATAATAGTTCATTTCCATCCCAATCAATATTGAGTGGTTCATCAAAAGAAACTTCTGTACGAATTTTACTGTTGCGTCTCAGGTACATCAATATTTCATTTTCGATACAACGGGAAGCATAGGTTGCCAGCTTAATTTTCTTTTCCGGGTCAAACGTATTAACGGCTTTAATCAAACCGATTGCACCGATGGAGACCAGATCCTCGATATTGATACCTGTATTTTCGAATTTGCGTGCGATGTATACCACCAGTCGCAGGTTCCGTTCAATCAGCATGGCACGAATCGCCGAATCCCCAGAAGACAACTTTTGCAACAAAAATTCTTCTTCTTCACGTGTTAATGGGGGCGGCAGCGCCTCACTGCCTCCGATATAATAAATCTCTTCACTTTTCAAACCAAGCAGAAATAATAAACGATAGTACTGCAGCTGCGCCACCAGTTTCCATTTTACAAGCATGTACGTTCCTCCTATACCACATTCAGCGGCTTTTCTGTTGCTCCCGCAGAGATAGCCGTAGACTGCGCAGAAGCAGCGTCTTGCACAAGCTCAGGGTGAATCACGGCCTGGTATTTTCCATCGGATGACAGTACGCCTCCGTCCAACCCTATTAATACCTTTGTCGTCTCATAACACATCTCATCCATCGTTACCTTCACCCGGTCTGGCTTCATCGCCAGCATAAAGGCAGTTCCTTTGTTAATGCCTCGATAGGGCACAAGCCTTAAACGATCCTGCCAGTGAAAATCCTCCTGATCGAGCTCCATGATAAGGTTGTCCGGCGCCTCATCCTTCAACCTGCCCTTCCATGCAGCAGGCAGCATGTCTTGCCATAACGATACTTCCATTACCATGACGGGCATACGTGAAAGGGGGTCTGTGAGCTGATTTCCTGTATCCAGAAGGCCTGTACAAGAAATAGTCACCTCGTCAATAGAAACCTCCACTTTACCCAAGTACGTTGTCATTCGGTCTGTTTTTCGTTTCGAGCTCTGCACCGCTTTGAATAGAAAAAGCACAGCAAAAAAGACGACAAACGTGAACCCGAAGGCAATTTTCAGATCAAAAGACATTCCACCTGATGCCGTAAACCAAATGCCGTTGAACAATTCCCCAGAGCTTTGCAGCATGTAGTGCACACCCAGAATTCCCCCTGCGGCGACAAAATTGATTACATAGAAGGTACCCAAAGTCCTCATAAATGCCTGAAGACCCTTAAACCCAAATGCAATACCTAGCATCACCAGAGACAATCCAAACTTGATTAAAAAGGTGAACATAAAATCAAACTCCGGTACAAACATCATGACGACATACAGCGCACCCACGATTGCGGACAGCAACCATCTCCACCAGACCAGCTTCGTTTTGCGCATCCAGGCCGTCAGTCCGATGAGTGCACCGTCAATACACAGGTTCGTCAAAAAAATAAGATCCACATATACAACCACATTCTTCACCTGCCTGCGCGCAACATATCGAAATAACGTTATCCCGATATTCATGAGCATATTCACAAGTATAAGGAGCTCACTTTTCAAAGTCTGTCTAATCATGGGGGGATCGTTCCAACTTTTTTTGTCGGAATTGCTCAGACCCGTTGTTCAGAATTTGTTCAATACGATGTGATAGGATAATAAAAAAAACAAAAAAGACCCGGTTGCTCCATCAGGAGCACCGGGTCTTCAATGAAATCTATTATCGTATTAATCGTTGTTATTATTACGTGAACGATTGCGCAAAAATGTCGGAATATCCAGCTGATCATTGCTCGGCTGATTTCCGAACGGACGCAGGTTCGGCGAACGGTTATCCGCAGGCTCACTTGCTGGAGCCGGTTTACGCCCTGGTGGTGGGGAAGCAGGTTTATCTTCAAAACCAGTCGCAATGACCGTTACTTTGATTTCCTCCTTCAGATCCTCATCAATGATGGCACCAAAGATCATGTTCACTTCCGGATCAGAAGCTGACGTAACGATCTCAGCTGCTTCATTGACTTCATACAGGGACAGATTAATGCCACCCGTAATGTTCATGATGACACCACGTGCACCTTCGATGGAAGTTTCCAGCAAAGGACTCATGATCGCTTTACGTGCCGCTTCTGCAGCACGGTTCTCGCCAGTTGATTCACCAATACCCATCAGCGCAGATCCACGCTCGTGCATGATCGTTTTCACGTCTGCAAAGTCAAGGTTGATCAGACCCGGTACAGCGATCAAGTCAGAGATACCTTGTACGGCTTGACGGAGCACATTATCTGCTTGACGGAACGCTTCAAGCATTGGTGTCTTTTTGTCTACAATCTCAAGCAAACGATCATTTGGAATGACGATCAGCGTGTCCACTTTTTCCTTGAGAGCTTCAATACCTTGCTCTGCATGGCTGGAACGTTTACGTCCTTCAAATGTGAACGGGCGAGTAACTACACCCACGGTAAGTGCACCGCACTCTTTGGCGATTTCGGCAATAACCGGAGCCGCACCTGTACCAGTTCCGCCGCCCATACCTGCTGTAACAAATACCATGTCTGCACCTTTCAAGGTGTTCATGATCAAATCACGGGATTCTTCCGCTGCTTTTTTACCTACATCCGGGTTGGCGCCAGCGCCAAGACCACGGGTTAATTTATCACCGATTTGCAATTTATGCTCGGATTTTGCAAGGTGTAACGCCTGAGCGTCCGTATTTACCGTAATAAATTCTACACCTTGTACACCGTTTTCGATCATACGGTTGACTGCATTGCTTCCGCCGCCGCCTACACCGATGACTTTAATTTGAGCCAAGCTCTCCATCTCGAAATCAAATTCCAACATATTATTCCATCTCCCCCTCAATGTGCATGGATGGCCCGTCCAATTTTTGATTGAACCGAATCAATTTCATATATCGACGAACGAAAGCGTTTATTTTAGAACCAGCGCATTCAGACGGCTTCAAGAATTGTA contains these protein-coding regions:
- the ileS gene encoding isoleucine--tRNA ligase, which translates into the protein MQRVDVKEKARARELRVLNKWKTENTFKRSIENREGKPNFVFYEGPPTANGKPHIGHVLGRVIKDFVGRYNTMKGYRVVRKAGWDTHGLPVELGVQKKLGISHKWEIEDYGVEKFINECKASVFEYEQQWRDLTEGIGYWTDMNNPYITLDNNYIESVWNILATIHEKGLLYRGHRVSPYCPSCQTTLSSHEVAQGYKDVKDLSATAKFKLDDSGEFVLAWTTTPWTLPSHVALAVNPDMDYSRVRQDNEVYIMATNLVEKVMKDAKGEYEIIGTLKGSDLVGKTYDPPFNYVQAEKANIILGAGFVTDASGTGIVHMAPAHGEDDYRVCRENGISFVNMVDLEGKFVPQVTDFAGRFVKDCDIDIVRYLSEKGRLFSKEKYEHSYPFCWRCDTPLLYYAMDSWFIQTTAIKDQLIANNSEVEWYPGHVRDGRFGKFLEDLVDWNISRDRYWGTPLNIWVCEETGEQFAPHSIAELRARAIGDVPENLELHKPYVDDVKVMSSCGKYEMKRTPEVIDVWFDSGSMPFAQQHYPFENKEIFEQQYPADMICEGIDQTRGWFYSLLAVSTLLTGKAPYKAVMATGHVLDENGQKMSKSKGNVIDPWEVIEEYGTDAFRWALLSDSAPWNSKRFSKGIVGEAKSKMVDTLVNTHAFLTLYATIDGFDPQEHPFKLSSHNLDRWILSRLNSLILVVEKALAVNDYLNSSKAIEAFVDELSNWYIRRSRDRFWGSGLTEDKLDAYRTLTEVLVTTAKLVAPFTPMLAEDIYLNLTTGESVHMDDYPVANETLIDLNLEQDMETARRIVELARNVRNETGIKTRQPLSELIVSLDKGFDLASYEEIIKDEINVKTIRTEHDDADFVDFTLKLNLKVAGKKYGKNVGFLQNFFKGMSADETRKVVTEDVLNVVSPEGEELQVTGEELLVEKQAKSGFASASGYGLTVALNTEITAELEQEGWVREVIRAVQDTRKKLDLPIEKRVRLTLDVDSALQEAIQAFDHVLRENVLVTEVTFGTNDSMQRIEAGGKAIGVYIEG
- a CDS encoding DivIVA domain-containing protein — translated: MPLTPLDIHNKEFSRRLRGYDEDEVNEFLDQVIKDYEGVIRENKELSNQLLSVQEKLDHFATIEETLSKTIIIAQEAADDVKNNAKKEAQLIVKEAEKNADRIVNESLSKSRKIALEVEELKKQASIYRARFRTLVEAQLELLTQDGWEALESREQEVRDREREMKEIY
- a CDS encoding RNA-binding protein, giving the protein MSGEIYEHFSHDERDFVDKASDWVERAGKYHDMKLTDFLDPRQVFILQTLVNRRDDVQIRLDGGYETAERKRALIAPDYRYLDDEDMGMQVMSITSDDQKIKELEHGDYMGALLGLGMKRGKIGDIQVLEDGCHTVVASETGAFLSLQLNQVHRVHVFTELLALDQLKWSESKLETMDITVASLRLDGICADVYRLSRSKVLVPIKAGRCRVNWKVEEDPSKALKAGDVVSIQGFGRFKVMEQDGLTKKGRCRVKIGKFA
- a CDS encoding YggT family protein gives rise to the protein MYQIESVLYTLYQIYFYMVIVYILMSWLPNARESFIGEWLGKFVEPYLRPFRRFIPPLFGVLDISPIVALIVLQLALNGLISVLRYFVY
- a CDS encoding cell division protein SepF, with amino-acid sequence MGVMNKFMNFLGLQEEEEIVERERMAAQEEHDPDQQEAETSSLDKRRNQRGNNVVSIHSQKNVKVVLYEPRSYDEAQEIADHLRSHRTVVVNLQRVRQDQALRVIDFLSGTVYALGGGISKIGGNIFLCTPDTVEIQGSITEILADSEQDYNRMR
- a CDS encoding YggS family pyridoxal phosphate-dependent enzyme, which codes for MSLEERIQLVNQKIEAACQRSGRQREDVNVIAVTKYVSLETTGAVLDHGLEHIGENRWQDAQAKWEAFGQQGTWHFIGHLQTNKVKDVIGKFRYIHSLDRLSLAKELDKKAASLGIQVETLLQVNISGEESKFGLQPEQASSFLREISSFNNLKVIGLMTMAPHEEDPELTRPVFRGLRELRDHLNGQALTAEPLTELSMGMSNDFEVAIEEGATWVRLGSILVGKEEGSQWA
- the pgeF gene encoding peptidoglycan editing factor PgeF, with translation MEPFILDKEIRSGSQNSDWGPDPLLLYVEPWKLQFKHMNAGFTTRQGGVGSTPYASLNCAYHVGDDPADVLNNRKLVAEKLGFPLESWTCGEQVHGNHVAVITAQERGKGLLDRQSALQDTDGLITNVPGVLLTSFYADCVPLYFYDPVQQAVGLAHAGWKGTVAGIAESMVEKMEQEYGSRRQDIHAAIGPSIGDCCYEVDEAVMQHVRVWLDHSSGNDEYKNSASNQVYRAAGNGKTMLNLKECNRHIMMKAGILPDHIECTTWCTSCNPELFFSYRKENGITGRMASWIGLEER
- a CDS encoding YlmC/YmxH family sporulation protein, which produces MKVNTGEAAGSGMKISDFQTKDVINITDGKRLGQISDLELDLKQGRIEAIVVPGYSRFMGLFGGGTDLVIPWRNIVKIGSDVILVKMDEIKETNYDERDREARLYDEQNGRMDRVERIERLNRNQRRTI
- the sigG gene encoding RNA polymerase sporulation sigma factor SigG, yielding MTRNKVEICGVDTAKLPVLTNTEMRELFHSLQQHHDRSAREKLVNGNLRLVLSVIQRFNNRGEFVDDLFQVGCIGLMKAIDNFDLSQNVKFSTYAVPMIIGEIRRYLRDNNPIRVSRSLRDIAYKALQVRDSLTNKNSREPTIFEISEVLNVPKEDVVFALDAIQDPVSLFEPIYHDGGDPIYVMDQISDDKNKDVSWIEEIALREAMHRLGQREKMILSMRFFEGKTQMEVADEIGISQAQVSRLEKSAIQQMQKHVKS
- the sigE gene encoding RNA polymerase sporulation sigma factor SigE; the protein is MLVKWKLVAQLQYYRLLFLLGLKSEEIYYIGGSEALPPPLTREEEEFLLQKLSSGDSAIRAMLIERNLRLVVYIARKFENTGINIEDLVSIGAIGLIKAVNTFDPEKKIKLATYASRCIENEILMYLRRNSKIRTEVSFDEPLNIDWDGNELLLSDVLGTENDTIYRNIEEQVDRKLLHKALEKLTERERMIMELRFGLTDGEEKTQKDVADLLGISQSYISRLEKRIIKRLRKEFNKMV
- the spoIIGA gene encoding sigma-E processing peptidase SpoIIGA, which produces MVVYVDLIFLTNLCIDGALIGLTAWMRKTKLVWWRWLLSAIVGALYVVMMFVPEFDFMFTFLIKFGLSLVMLGIAFGFKGLQAFMRTLGTFYVINFVAAGGILGVHYMLQSSGELFNGIWFTASGGMSFDLKIAFGFTFVVFFAVLFLFKAVQSSKRKTDRMTTYLGKVEVSIDEVTISCTGLLDTGNQLTDPLSRMPVMVMEVSLWQDMLPAAWKGRLKDEAPDNLIMELDQEDFHWQDRLRLVPYRGINKGTAFMLAMKPDRVKVTMDEMCYETTKVLIGLDGGVLSSDGKYQAVIHPELVQDAASAQSTAISAGATEKPLNVV